Proteins co-encoded in one uncultured Draconibacterium sp. genomic window:
- a CDS encoding tRNA threonylcarbamoyladenosine dehydratase, with amino-acid sequence MHWLERTELLLGEEKLAKLKTANVLVVGLGGVGAYTAEQLCRAGIGKMTIVDGDVVEDSNRNRQLPALISTKGQPKAEILAKRFMDINPDLELTIVNDYVQDQQVIELLKSAPFDYVVDAIDTLSPKVFLVYHALQLKLRIISSMGAGGKMDPSKIEITDIKKSYNCKLAKMMRKRLGRLGVKKGVKVVFSSEDIDEKAVRIEEGRNKKSTVGTISYMPPLFGGFIASAVIRDLIAE; translated from the coding sequence ATGCACTGGTTAGAACGAACTGAGTTATTGTTAGGAGAAGAAAAACTGGCCAAACTTAAAACTGCAAACGTACTCGTAGTCGGGTTGGGTGGAGTTGGCGCTTATACGGCAGAACAATTGTGTCGCGCCGGAATTGGAAAAATGACCATTGTTGATGGCGATGTAGTGGAAGACAGTAACCGCAACCGCCAGTTGCCCGCACTTATAAGTACCAAAGGGCAACCAAAAGCCGAAATTCTGGCAAAACGCTTTATGGATATAAATCCGGATTTGGAATTGACAATTGTAAATGATTACGTTCAGGATCAGCAAGTCATCGAACTCTTAAAAAGTGCGCCCTTTGATTATGTTGTTGATGCCATAGATACACTTTCTCCCAAAGTATTTTTGGTTTATCATGCACTTCAATTAAAACTTCGTATAATTAGTTCGATGGGGGCAGGCGGTAAAATGGATCCGTCGAAAATCGAAATCACCGACATAAAAAAATCATACAATTGCAAACTAGCAAAAATGATGCGAAAACGTCTTGGTCGTCTTGGAGTAAAAAAAGGAGTGAAAGTGGTCTTCTCTTCCGAGGATATCGATGAAAAGGCCGTACGTATTGAGGAAGGCCGCAATAAAAAATCAACGGTTGGTACTATTTCTTATATGCCACCGCTGTTTGGAGGCTTTATTGCCAGTGCTGTAATTCGTGATCTGATTGCTGAATAA
- a CDS encoding ABC transporter ATP-binding protein, producing the protein MPEKIIHVKNIVKTYKVGTQEVRALRSVSIDIHKGEYVAIMGASGSGKSTLMNIIGCLDTPTSGTYVLNGKDVSSLSDDSLAEIRNSDIGFVFQVFNLLPRNSALENVMLPLVYAGKRKAERKKMAEETLVDVGLQDRMEHKPNELSGGQRQRVAIARALVNKPALLLADEPTGNLDSKISEEIMKLFAEIHRKGNTLVMVTHEEDIAEHAHRIIRLKDGEVESDIINENPIY; encoded by the coding sequence ATGCCAGAAAAAATTATTCATGTTAAGAACATTGTAAAAACATATAAGGTTGGAACGCAGGAAGTTCGCGCCCTTCGTTCTGTTTCTATAGATATCCACAAAGGCGAATATGTAGCCATTATGGGGGCTTCAGGTTCGGGGAAATCAACTTTAATGAACATTATTGGCTGTTTAGATACCCCAACCAGCGGTACTTATGTTTTGAACGGAAAAGATGTAAGCAGCCTGTCGGACGATAGTTTAGCAGAAATAAGAAACTCAGATATCGGTTTTGTATTCCAGGTATTTAACCTTTTACCACGTAACTCAGCTCTCGAAAATGTGATGCTGCCACTGGTTTATGCCGGAAAACGAAAAGCCGAACGCAAAAAAATGGCGGAAGAAACTTTGGTGGACGTAGGTTTGCAAGATCGCATGGAACATAAACCCAATGAATTGTCGGGTGGACAACGCCAGCGTGTGGCAATTGCCCGTGCATTGGTAAATAAGCCGGCTTTGCTGCTGGCCGATGAGCCAACCGGTAACCTCGATTCAAAAATATCGGAAGAAATTATGAAGCTTTTTGCTGAAATTCACCGAAAAGGAAACACGTTGGTTATGGTAACTCATGAAGAAGATATTGCCGAACACGCACATCGTATTATTCGATTAAAAGACGGAGAAGTGGAATCGGATATTATTAATGAGAATCCGATTTATTAA
- a CDS encoding YkgJ family cysteine cluster protein, which translates to MDFTAYKKLRNNIDKLSDKLEKLHKKHMKCKAGCDLCCMDYSIFPVEFYNLVNALKERRNNPILNSDKDESSCIFLNNHKCEIYADRPIICRTHGLPLLYMNEDNGWELSACELNFTEFDLEEFSEENTFPQDKFNSKLYLLNKEFIAENQLSDYSELDLIPIKELVKHI; encoded by the coding sequence ATGGATTTTACAGCATACAAAAAATTACGAAACAACATTGACAAATTATCGGACAAACTGGAAAAGCTACACAAAAAGCATATGAAATGCAAAGCAGGCTGCGACCTGTGTTGTATGGATTACAGCATCTTTCCGGTAGAATTTTACAACCTTGTTAACGCGCTAAAAGAACGCAGGAATAACCCCATTCTTAATAGCGATAAGGATGAATCAAGTTGTATTTTCCTGAATAACCACAAATGTGAAATCTATGCCGACCGCCCCATAATTTGCAGAACACACGGACTACCGTTATTATATATGAATGAAGATAATGGGTGGGAATTATCAGCTTGTGAACTGAACTTTACAGAGTTTGATCTGGAAGAATTTTCAGAAGAGAACACATTTCCGCAAGACAAATTCAACAGTAAACTGTATTTATTAAATAAAGAGTTTATTGCAGAGAACCAATTGTCTGATTACTCGGAACTTGATTTAATACCAATAAAAGAATTGGTAAAACACATTTAA
- a CDS encoding cob(I)yrinic acid a,c-diamide adenosyltransferase: MSGDFKIYTKTGDDGTTGLVGGSRVKKYDLRLESYGTVDELNASIGVVRSFEIDPEVKDLLLKIQNKLFNIGSRLASDEKGQEFTAQLIVKKEDVEILEKAIDTYHETLPELNNFILPGGELSAAQCHMARTICRRAERRIVEFSEQTPVQPELIKFINRLSDYLFVLARKLAHDKGIDETTWKY, from the coding sequence ATGTCAGGAGATTTTAAAATATATACAAAAACCGGCGACGATGGTACAACCGGACTTGTTGGTGGCAGCCGTGTAAAAAAATACGATCTGCGTTTGGAGAGTTACGGAACGGTTGATGAGTTAAATGCGAGTATTGGTGTTGTCAGATCGTTTGAGATTGATCCGGAGGTAAAAGATTTACTGCTAAAAATCCAGAATAAACTTTTCAACATCGGTTCGCGATTGGCTTCGGATGAAAAAGGGCAGGAGTTTACCGCGCAACTTATTGTTAAAAAAGAAGATGTTGAAATTCTGGAGAAGGCAATTGATACTTATCATGAAACGCTACCTGAATTGAATAATTTTATTCTTCCTGGAGGAGAACTGTCAGCAGCACAGTGTCATATGGCACGAACAATATGTAGGAGAGCAGAGCGCCGAATCGTTGAATTCTCAGAGCAAACACCAGTACAGCCCGAATTAATAAAGTTCATTAACCGGCTTTCGGATTATTTGTTTGTATTAGCCCGAAAACTCGCTCATGATAAAGGGATTGACGAAACTACCTGGAAGTATTGA
- a CDS encoding RNA-binding protein: MNIYIGNLPFNMGEEDLREIFEEYGEVASAKIIMDKFTGRSKGFGFIEMEDDSEANKAIEELNNAEVAGRNIKVNESKPRENNNRGGGGGYNRGGGGGYGRRDRY; this comes from the coding sequence ATGAACATTTACATTGGAAATTTGCCCTTCAACATGGGCGAAGAAGATTTGAGAGAAATTTTTGAAGAGTATGGCGAAGTTGCTTCAGCTAAAATTATCATGGATAAATTTACTGGAAGAAGCAAAGGTTTCGGTTTTATTGAAATGGAAGACGATTCGGAAGCTAACAAAGCTATCGAAGAATTGAACAACGCTGAGGTTGCAGGTCGTAACATCAAAGTTAATGAATCAAAACCTCGCGAAAATAACAACCGTGGCGGCGGTGGTGGTTACAACCGTGGTGGCGGTGGTGGTTACGGACGTCGTGACCGTTACTAG
- the recG gene encoding ATP-dependent DNA helicase RecG → MPEFLDQEIKFLPGVGPKRAEILFKELKIKTFRDLIYYYPYKYIDRTKFYNISDINTEMAYIQVKGVLRSMETVGTGGKQRLVARFSDNTGTMELVWFRGIKWQKEQLRINKTYIVFGKPALFSGRISLVHPEMETEQEMQLKPIGLFQGHYHTSEKMKKQFLTSKTINKFQLTLLGLAKGKIKETLPEYLTGELKLMPLEQALSAIHKPEKPIELKNATFRLKFEELFFIQLKILALKHNRNQKFKGFHFEKVGYNFNTFYEKYLPFELTNAQKKVIKEIRRDVNGTSQMNRLLQGDVGSGKTLVALMTMLLAMDNEFQSCLMAPTEILAQQHHQSISKMVDGMGINVGLLTGSTKAKQRRELHAALQSGEMQIIIGTHALIEDTVSFNRLGLVIVDEQHRFGVAQRAKLWKKNDLIPPHILVMTATPIPRTLAMTVYGDLEVSIIDELPPGRKPIQTMHFFENRRAQLNRFLQQQIAKGTQVYIVYPLISESEKMDLKNLEDGYRHISETFPDYKISMVHGKMKPNIKENAMQAFKRGETQIMVATTVIEVGVDVPNAAVMVIESAERFGLSQLHQLRGRVGRGAEQSYCILMSSYKISTESRKRLETMVRTNDGFEIAEVDMKLRGPGDLEGTQQSGIGFDLKIANLGKDGEILQKARNTANDILDDDPFLQKEQNQLLLKNLLSSKDTTFDWSSIS, encoded by the coding sequence ATGCCAGAATTTCTCGATCAGGAAATAAAATTCTTACCCGGCGTAGGGCCAAAACGTGCGGAGATTTTATTCAAAGAACTGAAAATAAAAACCTTCAGAGATTTGATTTATTATTATCCGTACAAATATATTGACCGCACCAAATTTTATAACATCTCCGACATTAATACCGAGATGGCATACATTCAGGTGAAAGGCGTTCTTCGCTCGATGGAAACCGTTGGCACTGGGGGGAAACAGCGGCTTGTCGCCCGTTTTTCAGATAATACCGGCACCATGGAACTGGTGTGGTTCCGTGGAATAAAATGGCAAAAAGAGCAACTCCGCATTAACAAAACCTATATTGTTTTTGGCAAGCCGGCTTTGTTTAGTGGTCGCATAAGCCTGGTGCACCCCGAAATGGAAACCGAACAAGAAATGCAGCTCAAACCAATCGGGCTTTTTCAGGGACATTACCACACCTCCGAGAAAATGAAAAAACAATTTCTCACCTCGAAAACCATTAACAAATTTCAGTTGACTCTGCTCGGACTGGCAAAAGGAAAAATTAAAGAAACATTGCCTGAATACCTTACCGGCGAGCTAAAATTAATGCCGCTTGAGCAGGCTCTTTCGGCCATTCATAAACCGGAAAAACCAATTGAACTAAAAAACGCCACCTTCAGATTAAAGTTTGAAGAGTTATTTTTTATTCAGTTGAAAATACTGGCACTAAAACACAATCGTAATCAAAAATTCAAGGGATTTCACTTTGAAAAGGTTGGTTACAATTTTAATACGTTTTACGAAAAATACCTGCCATTTGAACTGACCAACGCACAAAAAAAGGTAATTAAAGAAATCAGGCGCGATGTAAACGGGACATCACAAATGAACCGTTTGCTGCAAGGAGATGTGGGAAGTGGAAAAACCCTGGTAGCTTTAATGACAATGTTACTGGCCATGGACAACGAGTTCCAGAGCTGCTTAATGGCACCCACCGAAATTCTGGCTCAACAACACCATCAATCAATATCGAAAATGGTTGACGGGATGGGCATAAATGTAGGACTGTTAACCGGGTCGACAAAAGCCAAACAGCGCCGCGAGTTACATGCCGCATTGCAATCAGGCGAAATGCAGATTATTATTGGTACTCATGCTTTAATTGAAGATACGGTTAGTTTTAACCGACTTGGATTAGTTATTGTCGACGAGCAGCATCGTTTTGGGGTGGCACAACGGGCAAAACTGTGGAAAAAGAATGATCTGATTCCGCCTCACATTTTGGTAATGACCGCCACCCCCATTCCTCGTACTTTGGCGATGACTGTTTATGGCGACCTGGAAGTATCAATAATTGACGAGTTGCCTCCCGGCCGGAAGCCAATTCAAACCATGCACTTTTTCGAAAACAGAAGGGCACAGCTGAACCGTTTTCTACAGCAGCAAATCGCCAAAGGCACACAGGTTTATATTGTCTATCCTCTGATTTCCGAATCGGAAAAAATGGACTTGAAAAACCTGGAAGATGGTTACCGGCATATTTCAGAGACTTTTCCCGACTATAAAATTAGCATGGTTCATGGAAAAATGAAACCCAATATTAAAGAAAATGCCATGCAGGCTTTTAAACGTGGTGAAACGCAAATTATGGTTGCCACAACCGTAATCGAAGTGGGTGTTGATGTTCCAAATGCTGCGGTTATGGTAATTGAAAGTGCCGAACGTTTTGGTTTGTCGCAGTTGCACCAGTTGCGCGGCCGTGTGGGACGAGGCGCCGAACAATCGTATTGTATTTTAATGTCGTCGTATAAAATAAGTACCGAAAGCCGCAAACGCCTGGAAACAATGGTACGTACCAACGACGGTTTTGAAATCGCCGAAGTTGATATGAAACTTCGCGGCCCTGGCGATTTGGAAGGCACTCAGCAAAGCGGAATAGGTTTCGACCTAAAAATTGCCAATCTGGGGAAAGACGGAGAAATTCTTCAAAAGGCCCGAAACACTGCCAACGATATTCTCGACGACGATCCCTTTCTGCAAAAAGAGCAAAATCAACTGCTTCTTAAAAATCTGTTATCATCAAAGGATACTACTTTCGACTGGTCTTCGATAAGTTAA
- a CDS encoding aldo/keto reductase translates to MDKVQLPESDVKITPITFGAWAIGGWFWGGAEENESVKAIEVAITNGMTTIDTAPVYGFGQSEEFVGKAIKGKRSKVELLTKFGLVWDRKSSHVHYEKTFDNEGNEISLYRLGSKESVIKECEASLRRLGTDYIDLYQQHWPDSSTPVEETMEALEILKDQGKIRAGGVSNYSMSEMEKAENYFNLSSNQVPYSMVNRDIEDKVVPYCISNDKAIIAYSPLQRGVLTGKITADYKFAEGDHRPTTPFFKEPNLSRINTFLDKIKPIAESQQVTLAQLVLKWTLQQPGITCVLAGARNEKQVLENIKAMDVLITESDQQQIAFHLNQLRLEI, encoded by the coding sequence ATGGATAAAGTACAATTACCTGAATCAGACGTAAAAATTACACCAATTACTTTTGGCGCCTGGGCCATCGGCGGATGGTTTTGGGGCGGAGCCGAGGAAAATGAGTCGGTTAAAGCCATTGAAGTAGCTATTACTAACGGCATGACAACCATAGATACCGCTCCGGTTTACGGTTTTGGTCAAAGCGAAGAATTTGTAGGGAAAGCCATAAAAGGGAAACGCAGCAAAGTAGAACTGTTAACAAAGTTTGGTTTGGTGTGGGACCGGAAATCAAGTCATGTACACTACGAAAAGACTTTTGACAACGAGGGAAACGAGATAAGCCTGTATCGTTTGGGTAGTAAAGAAAGCGTGATAAAAGAGTGCGAAGCCAGTCTGCGACGACTTGGTACCGACTATATCGATCTTTACCAACAGCACTGGCCCGATAGTTCCACTCCGGTTGAAGAAACAATGGAAGCTTTGGAAATTCTGAAAGATCAGGGAAAAATTCGTGCCGGTGGTGTTAGCAATTATTCGATGAGCGAAATGGAGAAAGCCGAAAACTATTTCAACCTTTCATCGAATCAGGTTCCGTACAGTATGGTTAACCGCGATATTGAGGATAAAGTGGTTCCGTATTGCATCTCAAATGATAAAGCCATTATTGCCTATAGCCCATTACAAAGAGGTGTTTTAACCGGGAAAATTACTGCCGATTATAAATTCGCCGAAGGCGATCATCGGCCAACTACTCCGTTTTTTAAGGAGCCGAACTTGTCGCGAATTAACACATTTCTAGATAAAATAAAACCGATTGCAGAATCGCAACAAGTAACTCTAGCACAATTAGTTTTAAAATGGACTTTGCAACAACCCGGAATAACCTGCGTATTGGCCGGTGCCCGGAATGAAAAGCAGGTATTGGAAAATATTAAAGCAATGGATGTTCTTATCACCGAAAGCGACCAGCAACAAATTGCATTTCATCTAAATCAATTAAGACTGGAAATCTAA
- a CDS encoding DUF2795 domain-containing protein codes for MYWTLELASKLEDAPWPATKDELIDYAIRSGAPLEVIENLQEIEDEGEMYESIEDIWPDYPSKDDFFFNEDEY; via the coding sequence ATGTATTGGACTCTGGAATTAGCATCGAAGTTAGAAGATGCACCTTGGCCGGCAACAAAAGACGAATTAATCGACTATGCAATACGTTCGGGTGCTCCACTTGAAGTAATCGAAAACTTGCAGGAGATTGAGGATGAAGGTGAGATGTACGAAAGTATTGAGGATATTTGGCCGGATTATCCAAGTAAGGATGATTTCTTTTTTAACGAAGATGAATACTAG
- the dat gene encoding D-amino-acid transaminase, which produces MSNIVYLNGEYLAAEEARISPNDRGFLFADGVYEVAKYYNGKAFRFQYHLDRLNRSLMEIGIDCNTEKLEAVFMELIRENDMLDKHAGIYLQITRGTAKRSHNFPDAVKPTVYAYAFDLPSATEKLENGINVITHDDIRWQRCDIKSVSLLPNTMLYNEAHKSGAGECILIRDGKVTEATHSSVLCVKNGVVVTRPLSNLILPGITRKVIMELCASNNIPVEERLYSKEELYEMDEVFIAGTGSEICPVVQIEDKLVGNGKPGEITRLLQKLFFELT; this is translated from the coding sequence ATGAGTAATATCGTTTATCTGAACGGAGAATATCTGGCAGCGGAAGAGGCAAGGATCTCGCCAAACGACCGGGGATTTCTTTTTGCCGATGGTGTTTACGAAGTAGCCAAGTATTATAATGGTAAGGCTTTTCGTTTTCAGTATCATTTAGATCGCCTGAACCGCAGTTTAATGGAAATTGGAATCGATTGCAATACTGAAAAGCTTGAGGCTGTTTTTATGGAGCTGATCAGAGAAAATGATATGCTTGATAAACATGCCGGAATTTACTTGCAAATTACGCGGGGCACAGCCAAACGTTCGCATAATTTCCCTGATGCTGTTAAGCCAACGGTTTATGCCTATGCTTTTGATTTGCCTTCAGCTACCGAAAAGCTCGAAAATGGAATTAACGTAATAACCCACGATGATATTCGCTGGCAACGTTGCGATATTAAATCGGTTTCGCTGCTGCCCAATACAATGCTTTATAACGAAGCGCACAAAAGCGGGGCAGGAGAGTGTATTCTTATTCGTGACGGAAAGGTTACCGAAGCTACACATTCAAGTGTACTTTGTGTGAAAAATGGTGTTGTCGTTACGCGTCCATTATCCAATCTTATTTTGCCGGGTATTACCCGAAAAGTGATAATGGAACTGTGCGCGTCCAATAATATTCCTGTTGAAGAGCGACTGTACTCCAAAGAAGAACTTTATGAAATGGACGAGGTTTTTATCGCAGGTACAGGCAGCGAAATTTGCCCTGTTGTTCAAATCGAAGACAAGTTGGTTGGCAACGGAAAACCGGGCGAAATAACACGTTTGTTACAAAAGCTGTTTTTTGAGTTGACTTAG